One Rattus rattus isolate New Zealand chromosome 12, Rrattus_CSIRO_v1, whole genome shotgun sequence genomic window carries:
- the Lgi3 gene encoding leucine-rich repeat LGI family member 3 has protein sequence MAGLRARRGPVCRLLVLSTLSFYLMLQASAKRPPKTPPCPPSCSCTRDTAFCVDSKSVPKNLPSEVISLTLVNAAFSEIQDGAFSHLPLLQFLLLNSNKFTLIGDNAFTGLSHLQYLFIENNDIWALSKFTFRGLKSLTHLSLANNNLQTLPRDIFRPLDILSDLDLRGNALNCDCKVKWLVEWLAHTNTTVAPIYCASPPRFQEHKVQDLPLREFDCITTDFVLYQTLSFPAVSAEPFLYSSDLYLALAQPGASACTILKWDYVERQLRDYDRIPAPSAVHCKPMVVDGQLYVVVAQLFGGSYIYHWDPNTTRFTKLQDIDPQRVRKPNDLEAFRIDGDWFFAVADSSKAGATSLYRWHQNGFYSHQALHAWHRDTDLEFVDGEGKPRLIVSSSSQAPVIYQWSRTQKQFVAQGEVTQVPDAQAVKHFRAGRDSYLCLSRYIGDSKILRWEGTRFSEVQALPSRGSLALQPFLVGGHRYLALGSDFSFTQIYQWDEGRQKFVRFQELAVQAPRAFCYMPAGDAQLLLAPSFKGQTLVYRHVVVDLSA, from the exons ATGGCCGGGCTACGAGCCAGGCGGGGCCCTGTGTGCCGGCTACTGGTGTTGTCCACGCTGAGTTTTTACCTAATGCTGCAAGCCAGTGCCAAGAGGCCTCCTAAGACGCCCCCCTGCCCACCCAGCTGCTCCTGCACCAGGGATACAGCCTTCTGCGTGGACTCTAAGTCGGTGCCCAAGAACCTGCCTTCAGAGGTCATCTCCCT GACACTGGTGAATGCTGCCTTCTCAGAGATCCAGGACGGAGCCTTCTCCCACCTGCCACTGTTGCAGTTCTT GTTACTCAACTCCAACAAGTTCACGCTGATTGGAGACAACGCCTTCACAGGACTGTCGCACCTGCAGTACct CTTCATAGAAAACAATGATATCTGGGCTCTCTCCAAGTTTACCTTCAGAGGATTGAAGTCCTTGACACACCT CTCTCTGGCCAACAATAAcctccagacactgcccagagaCATCTTTCGTCCCCTGGACATCTTGAGTGACTT GGACCTCCGGGGCAACGCACTTAACTGTGATTGCAAGGTCAAGTGGCTGGTGGAGTGGCTGGCCCACACCAACACCACAGTGGCACCCATCTACTGTGCCAGCCCGCCCCGCTTCCAGGAGCACAAGGTGCAGGACTTGCCTCTTCGGGAATTCGACTGCATCACCACTG ATTTTGTCCTCTACCAGACTCTGTCCTTCCCAGCAGTGTCTGCGGAACCCTTCCTTTACTCCAGTGACCTCTATTTGGCTCTGGCTCAGCCTGGTGCCAGCGCCTGCACCATCCTCAAGTGGGACTATGTGGAACGACAGCTTCGTGACTATGATAGAATTCCAG CCCCCTCAGCTGTGCACTGCAAGCCAATGGTGGTGGATGGCCAGCTCTATGTAGTCGTGGCCCAGCTGTTCGGTGGCTCATATATTTACCACTGGGACCCGAACACCACCCGCTTCACCAAGCTGCAGGACATCGACCCACAGCGCGTGCGCAAACCCAATGACCTGGAAGCTTTCCGCATCGATGGTGATTGGTTCTTCGCGGTGGCTGACAGTTCCAAAGCAGGTGCCACCAGCCTCTACCGTTGGCACCAGAATGGCTTCTATTCCCACCAGGCCCTGCACGCCTGGCACCGCGACACTGACCTGGAGTTTGTGGATGGTGAGGGCAAGCCACGGTTGATTGTGTCTAGCAGTTCTCAGGCACCTGTCATCTATCAATGGAGTCGTACTCAGAAACAGTTTGTGGCTCAGGGAGAGGTGACTCAGGTGCCTGATGCCCAGGCTGTGAAACACTTTCGTGCTGGCCGAGACAGCTACCTGTGCCTTAGCCGCTACATTGGTGACTCCAAGATCCTGCGCTGGGAGGGTACCCGTTTCTCAGAGGTGCAAGCCCTTCCCTCCCGAGGTTCACTGGCCCTACAGCCCTTCCTGGTGGGCGGTCACCGCTACCTGGCACTGGGCAGTGACTTCTCCTTCACCCAGATCTACCAGTGGGATGAGGGGCGACAGAAATTTGTACGGTTCCAAGAGCTGGCAGTACAGGCCCCTCGGGCCTTCTGCTACATGCCTGCAGGAGATGCCCAGCTGCTCCTGGCCCCCAGTTTCAAGGGACAAACACTGGTTTACCGACATGTTGTGGTGGACCTTAGTGCCTAG
- the Sftpc gene encoding pulmonary surfactant-associated protein C: MDMGSKEVLMESPPDYSAGPRSQFRIPCCPVHLKRLLIVVVVVVLVVVVIVGALLMGLHMSQKHTEMVLEMSIGGAPETQKRLALSEHTDTIATFSIGSTGIVLYDYQRLLTAYKPAPGTYCYIMKMAPESIPSLEALARKFKNFQAKPSTPTSKLGQEEGHSAGSDSDSSGRDLAFLGLAVSTLCGELPLYYI; encoded by the exons ATGGACATGGGTAGCAAAGAGGTACTGATGGAGAGCCCAccg GATTACTCGGCAGGTCCCAGGAGCCAGTTTCGCATTCCCTGCTGCCCCGTGCATCTCAAACGCCTTCTCATCGTGGTTGTGGTGGTAGTCCTTGTCGTCGTGGTGATTGTAGGGGCTCTGCTCATGGGCCTTCACATGAGTCAGAAACATACTGAGATG GTCCTTGAGATGAGCATTGGAGGAGCACCGGAAACTCAGAAACGCCTCGCCCTGAgtgaacacacagacaccattGCTACCTTCTCTATTGGCTCCACTGGCATCGTTCTATATGACTACCAGCGG CTCCTGACCGCCTATAAGCCAGCTCCAGGAACCTACTGCTACATCATGAAGATGGCTCCAGAGAGCATCCCTAGTCTTGAGGCTTTGGCTAGAAAATTCAAGAACTTCCAG GCCAAGCCCTCCACACCCACCTCTAAGTTGGGCCAGGAAGAAGGGCACAGTGCTGGATCTGATTCTGATTCTTCTGGGCGAGACCTGGCTTTCCTGGGCCTTGCTGTGAGCACCTTGTGTGGAGAGCTACCACTGTACTATATCTAG